DNA from Petropleomorpha daqingensis:
GGGGAAGAACGCGCCGATGGTCGCGCTGATGAACACCCAGTAGAAGGTGTTGCCGGCGACCGCGCTGGCCCAGAAGCCGATCGCGGAGTTGAAGCCGACGTAGTCGCCGAAGCCGGCCTTGGCGTAGATGAAGACCCCGGAGTCCAGGTCCGGCTTGCGGATGGCCAGGGTCTGGAACACGAAGGCGAGCATCAGCATCCCGGTGCCCGCGACCGCCCACGCGATCAGCGACCCGAGGATGCCGGTGGCCACGCCGAAGCGGGCGGGCAGCGAGAAGACCCCCGCGCCGACCATGCTGCCGACCACCAGCCCGGTCAGCGTGGGCAGGCTCATCGTCCCCGGCGTCGTGACCGGGGCCTCGGCCGCCAGCTCGCTGACCCGCGGGGGCGGGACCGTGTCGACCATCGTGACCTCCTCCCGTCCGGTCAGGGGGCCAGCAGCCGGGCCTGGTAGGTGGCGAACTCCTCGTCGGTGAGCAGGCCGACCTGGCGGAGCTCTGCCAGCTTGGTCAGCTGGACCTCCACGCTCGCCGCCGCGGTCACCGCGGGCGGTCCCTGCGGAGGCGCCGCAGGCACCGGCGCCGCGGTGCCCAGCAGGCTCGGTCCGCTGCGCCCCCGGCCCTGCGCGGACCTCATGCCGACGCCCCTGCCAGCGGGGCCCGGTGCAGCGCGGGGTCCACCCGTTCGGTCGGCACCCGGTCGTAGGCCGACAGGACGCCGCCGGCCCGGCGCACCGAGTCGGCGAACGCCGCGGCCCACCGGTTCTCCCAGACCAGCACGAGCGTGGTCGTGCCGGGCGCCAGGCTGGCCGCGATGGCGATCAGGTCGTCGTCGCTGAGCAGCTCGAGGACGTCGCCGTCGAGGTCGTCGAAGGCCTGCACGCCCTCGGTCTCCAGCTCCGACTCCGTCATCACGCCGTCGGCGTCCTTGTGCAGCACGGCCGCGTCCAGCAGGCGGACGGTGCCGGGATCGACCAGTTCCTTGAGCGGCGGTACCACCCGGGCGTCGAGGGAGCTGCCGGGGAAGGTGAGCGCCACCCACTCCACCGGGCCGACGGGCTGTTCCACGAGGCCTTCTCCTCTCAGAAGTCGACGGGGTCGCGGATGATCGGGCAGGTCATGCAGTGGCCGCCACCCCGGCCCCGCCCGAGCTCGGCGCCCACGATGGGCAGCACCTCGACCCCGGCCCGGCGCAGCACGTCGTTGGTCTGGGTGTTGCGGTCGTAGGCGAAGACGACGCCCGGCGCGACGGCGACGACGTTGTTGCCGGAGTCCCACTGCTGCCGCTCGTTGGCGTAGGCGTCGCCGCCGGTGCCGAGCACGCGCAACTGCGGAAGGCCCAGGGCCTCGGCGACGACGTCCGGGAACCGCCGGTCCTTCTCGTCGGTGACCTCCACCGGCTCCTTGTCGCCCGGCCGCAGGCTGAAGGTGTGCAGCCCGTCGACGATCTCGAAGTAGGCGGTGGCGAGGTCGCGGTCGGCGAAGGTGAACACGGTGTCCAGGTGCATCGCCGCGCGCAGCTTCGGCATGCCGGCGACGATCACCCTGCTCGCCCCGCCCGCGGCGAACAGGGCCGCGGCGACCTGGGTGATGGCCTGCCGCGACGTCCGCTCGCTCATGCCGATGAGCACCACGCCGTTGCCGATCGGCATGACGTCGCCGCCCTCGAGCGTGGCCAGGCCCCAGTCCTGCTCCGGGTCGCCCCACCACACGGTGGAGCCGACGAAGTCCGGGTGGAAGGAGTAGAGCGCCTTCATCAGCAGCGTCTCGTCGTGGCGGGCCGGCCAGAACAGCGGGTTGAGCGTGAGGCCGCCGTAGAGCCAGCAGGTGGTGTCCCGCGTGTAGAGCGTGTTGGGCAGCGGTGGCATCAGGTACTCGCGCACGCCCGTGGACTCGCGGGCCAGCGCGAGGTAGTCCGGCCGGAAGTCGTCGGGCAGGTCCGTGGTGGCCAGGCCGCCGACGAGGAACTCGGCGAGCCGCCGGTCCTCCAGGCCCTGCAGGAACTCGCGGGTCGCGTCGACCAGGCCGATCCCCACCTCGTTGGCGGTGATCTTGCGGTCCAGCAGCCAGTCCCTCGCCTCGGGGATCGCCATGGTCTCGGCGAGCAGGTCGTGCAGCTCGACCACCTCGATCTCGCGCTCGCGCATCACCTGGACGAACTCGGCGTGGTCGCGGCGGGCGTTGTCCACCCACAGCACGTCGTCGAAGAGCAGGTCGTCGCAGTTGCGCGGGGTCAGCCGCTCGTGGGCCAGTCCCGGCGCGCAGACCAGCACCTTGCGCAGGACGCCGACCTCCGAGTGCACGCCGTATGCCGCGGACGTGCGGGGCGGGATCGCCGTGGGCGGGGCGACGGTCGTGGTCGTCATCGGCGCACCTCCCGAGAAAGGGAGGGACCACGACAGCAGCACGGGAACCGGGCAGTCCTCATCCGCCGAGGGTGATCGGCGGGGGTTCGAACCGGCCGGGGGACCGCCGATGAGAGAGGCATGCGCTCTCGGGTCGTCACCGCTCTCGTCGTCACCGCCGCCGGGCTGACCGTCTCGGCCGCACTCCGCCGCATCCGCGGCCGCCGGGCCGGTGCGCCCGCGGTCTCGGCACCGGCCGTCCAGGCCCCGGTCGTGCCGGTCGTCGAGCGCGACGCCGTCATCCTGCCGTTCCCCCGCCCGGCCGTCGCGCCGCAGCCCGCGCAGCCGGCCGCGCCGGCCCGCTGCGGCGACAGCGGTGGCCGCACCAAGGCCGGCGCGCCGTGCGCCGCCCGGGCGACCGCCGGTGGCCGCTGCCACCACCACCGGCTGGCCGCCTGATCCCACGGCCTCCGGGGTTCCCCGGGGGTCGTCCGCGGTCGAGAATGCGGCGGTGCCGCTGCTCGAACGCGCTGCCTTCCTCGCGTCGCTCGCGCAGCACGCCGCGGAGGCGCGCGCGGGCGACGGCCGGCTGGTGCTGGTCTCCGGCGAGGCCGGGGTCGGCAAGACCGCGCTGGTCGAGCAGCTCGAGGCCGAGCTGCCCGACGCGGAGTGGGCCTGGAGCGCCTGCGACGGCCTGTTCACACCGCGCCCGCTCGGGCCGCTGTTCGATCTCGCCGAGCGCCTGGGCGGGGAGCTGCGCGCGGCCGCGGCCGGCGGTGCGGACCGCGACGCGCTCTTCGCGACCCTGCTGCGGCAGCTGAGCGCCGCCGCCGGTCACCTGCGGGTGGTCGTCGTCGAGGACGTGCACTGGGCCGACGAGGCCACGCTCGATCTGCTGCGATACGTCGGGCGCCGGTTGCGCGGCCTGCCCGTGCTGCTGGTCGCCACGTTCCGGGACGACGGGCTGGCTCCCGACCACCCGCTCCGGGTCGTGCTGGGGTTCCTCGCCACCCAGCGGACGACGCGCCGCCTGGCCCTGCCGCCGCTGTCCGAGGCCGCCGTCGACTCCCTCGCCGCCGCCTCGCCGGTCGCACCCGACGAGCTGTTCCGGCTCACCGGGGGCAACCCCTTCTTCGTCACCGAGGTGCTCGCGGCCGGCGGCGGGGCGCTGCCGGTGTCGGCGCGGGAGGCCGTGCTCGCCCGGGTCGCCCGCCTGGACGCCGGCGCCCGGCGGCTGGTCGAGTACGCGGCCCTGGCCGGTGCGCGGATCGACCCGCCGCTGCTGGAGCGCCTGGTGCCCGACGCGGCGGCCGGGCTGGAGGCCGGCCTGGCCGGCGGCGTCCTCACCGCGGACGAGGCCGGGCTGCGGTTCCGGCACGAGATCTCCCGCCTCGCGGTGGCCGACGCCGTCCCGGCGCACCGGCGCGGCCGGATGCACGCCGACCTGCTCGAGGCGCTGCACGAGATCGGCTCGGAGGACGACGCCCGGCTCGCCCACCACGCCGAGGGTGCGGGCAACGCCATCGCCGTCGTCGTCCACGCCCCGCGGGCCGCGCGGAAGGCCGCCGCGCTGGCCTCCCACCGCGAGGCGGTCGCGCAGTACGAGCGGGCGCTGCGCTTCGCCACCCACCTGGACCCGGCCGCGCAGGCGGCGCTGTGGGACGGGCTGGGCTACGAGACCTCGCTGGTCGACCGCTGGGCCGACTCGGCCGCCGCCCGGCAGGCGGCCCTGCCGCTCTGGCGGTGGGTGGGCGACCGGACGCGCGAGGGCGACAGCCTGCGGGCGCTGTCCCGCGCGCTCTACCGGCTCTGCCGCGGCGCGGAGGCGGAGGAGGCCGCGCAGGAGGCGCTGGTCGTGCTGTCGGCGCAGTCGCCGGCGGGGCCGGAGCTGGCCTGGGCGCACGCCAACCTGGCCGTCCAGCAGATGCTGCACCGGCGGCTGGACTCCTCGATCGTGCTCGCCCGGCAGGGGCAGCAGCTGGCCGAGCGGCTGGGCGACGCGACGATCCTCAGCGACGCGCTCAACTCCGAGGCCTGCGCGACGGCGTTCTCCCGGCGGGAGTGGCGCCCGACCATGCTCCGCGCGCTGGAGGTCGCCGTCGAGGCGGACCGCGAGGAGCAGGCCGGCCGGGCGTACGCCAACCTGCACGGGTTGTCCTGCGCCGAGCGGCGCTACGGGGACGCCGACCGCTGGTTCACCGAGGGCGTGGCCTACTGCGACGACCACGACGTCGCCACGTTCGGCACGTGCCTGCGCGGCGAGCGGACCAACTGGCTGGACCAGCGGGGACGCTGGGACGAGGCGGTCGCGCTGTCGACGGCGCTGCTGGCCGACCCGGTGATCTCACCGGTCAACCGGATCAACCCGCTGATCAGCCTGGGCCGGATCCGCGCGCGGCGCGGCGAGGCCGAGGCGGCGGCCGACCTCGACGAGGCCGCGCGGCTGGCCGACGGCACGGGGGAGCCGGACTGGATCGCCCAGGCCCGGCTCGCCCGCGCGGAGGCGGCCTGGCTGACCGACCAGCCGCAGGCGGCGGCGGACGAGCTGGCCCGCGTGGCGGAGGTGGCCGACCGCTGCGACCCCTGGGTCCGCGGGGCGGTCGCGGTCTGGCGTTCCCGCCTTGGCCGGGCGGGGGAGCCGGCCGCCGGGCTGCCCGAGCCGCGCGCCCTCGAGCTGGCCGGCGATCCGCAGGGCGCCGCCGCGGCCTGGCGCGCGGTGGGCTGCCCGTACGAGGCGGGCCTGGCGCTTGCCGGGTCCGACGACGAGGCGGCGCTGCGCGAGGCGCTCGCCGTCTTCGACGAGCTGGGGGCGCTGGTGCCGGCCCGGCGGACGCGGCGGCTGATGCGCCGGCGCGGGCTCACCGGCGTCCCGGTCGGCCCGCGGGCGGCGACCCGCCAGCACCGGCTGGGGCTGACCCGCCGCGAGCAGGAGGTCCTGGCCCTCGTCGCGGCCGGGCTGCCCAACGGCGACATCTCCCGGCGGCTGTTCATCTCCCAGCGGACGGTCGACCACCACGTCTCCGCGCTGCTGACCAAGATGGGCGTCGCCTCGCGCACCGCCGCGGCCCGGGAGGCCGAGCGGCTGGGGCTGCTCGACGCCTGAAACCTGGGCACCGGCGCGCGCGAATCTGGGCACCGCTCGCCGATCCGGGCTCCTGCCCATCGTTCCTAGCGTCGGTCGCGTCCCTTTCCGACGCGAGAGATCGAGGGTCCGACATGAGCCTCCGGTGGTTCATCGCAGCAGGCGCCGCGCTGCTCGTCCTGGCCGGCGTCCTGGTGGCTCTGGTCGTCTCCGGTCCGTCGTCGGCGTCCGAGCCGGCCCCGGCCCCGCACACGACGACGATCGAGAACCACTGCACCGGGATCAGCCGCGACAAGCCCTGCTGATGCGTCGACCTTCCCCAACCCGAGGAGCAGTCCCCATGCCGTTGTTCATGGACGTCCACCGCATCGACGGCGGAGCCACCCTGGACGCCGTCGCCCAGGCCCACCAGGCCGACCTGGAGGTGCAGGGCGGGCACGACGTGTCCTACCTGCGCTACTGGGTCGACGAGCCGGCGGGCACGATCTTCTGCCTGGTCGAGGCCCCGTCCGCCGAGGCGGCGGCCACCGTGCACCGCGAGGCGCACGGCCTCGTCGCCGACGAGATCCACGAGGTCCGGGAAGGGGCGTGAGATGTCGTCGTCCGTGCGCCTGCCCCGTCCGTTCCGCTCGCCCCCGCAGCGGGCGCTCGTCGCGGCCGCGTTCGTGCTGCTCACCGCGGCCGTCGTCGTCCTGACCCTGCTGCTGGTGCGGACGCCGTCGGCGGCCGCGCCCCCGCCCGTGCCCACCCACTCGCTGCAGATGGTGTCCGACGAGTGCTACGAGGCGGGTCCGGCCACTCCCTGCTGAGGGCCCACCGGGTCCGCGCCGTCAGACGCGGTTGTGCGGGCGGTGGTGGCGGCGGGACCGTCCGCCACCGCCGCCCAGCGTCTGGGCCAGCAGCACCGCGCCCCACGGGCCGATCACCCAGATCGGCCAGAAGTAGAGGAACGCCCCGGCCGACAGGCAGGTGATCAGCCAGATCGCGGTGACGATGATCGCCGTGCTCAGCCAGCTGCCCCACACCGCCCGGCGCCAGGGGGCGGCCGTCCACGAGCCGCCCCAGGGCGCAGGACCGCACGGACCCGCGGCAGCGGGCCGCGGAGCCGGCCGGTAGGTCGGGCGCTCCGACGGGAGGTCGCGGGTGAGCTCGGACAGCTCGCCGTAGGTCTTCGCCGAGTAGGCCCGCGCCACGCGCTCCTCGTACTCGGCCACGCTCAGCCGGCCCGCGGTCATGTGCTCGCCGAGTCGACTGGCCACGGCCTCGCGGTCGGTGTCGGCAGCGCGCATCTGGGGGTCGGGCATGGTCACCGCTCTCCTGGTCCGGGGAGCTCCAGTCTTCGTCGCCGCAGGCCCGAGCGGCACTGACGAACGTCATCACTTCCGCCGTGAGATCTCACTCGCGACGCGTCTCGCGGAGCCCCGCGCCCGGCCGCCACGACGTGATGACCAGCGCGTCCTTGGCCTCGCTGAGCGCGGTGAGCACCACCTGCTCGAGCTCGATGCGGAACAGCTCGAACGACGGCTCGCCCTCCGGGACCTCCGTCCCGCCGTCGAACCGGGCGAGCTCGGACCGGTCGGTGACCTCCACCGCCCGGCCGGCGAGCTTCGCGTCGGCGGCGAACGTGTCGGGGTCGTCGCTGCCGCTGTGCAGGGCCATGCGCGGGTCGCGGCGCAGGTCGGCGAACTTCACCGACCCGGTCATCCCGGCCAGCCACAGCTCGCCGTCGGCGAAGCGGGTCTCGATGCCGCTGACCCGGGGTGCGCCGTCCGTGCGCAGGGTCGCGAGGATCTTGTGCACGTGCGCGTCGAACGCCGCCTTCACGCGCGCGGCGAAGTCGGGTTCTTCCTTCTCGAGCTGGGAGAACGACGCCATGCGCGCGATCGTGCACCCGAACGCCGACGGTTCGGGCCCTCCGGCGAGTGAGCAGTTGCGGTCGTCCCGGACGGCGGGTCGGCGCGTGTCGCCGTCCGCAACTGCTCACTCGACCGCGTCAGGCCCTCGCCGGCACGGCCTTCCTGGTGCCGGCTTCCTTGGCGAGGTGGCGGCCGATGACCATCCGCTGGATCTGGTTGGTGCCCTCGAAGATCTGGAAGACCTTCGCCTCGCGCATGTAGCGCTCGGTGGGGTGGTCGCGGGTGTAGCCGGCGCCGCCGAGCACCTGGACGGCGTCGGTGGTCACCTTCATCGCCGCGTCGGTGGCGACCAGCTTGGCGATCGAGGCCTGCCGCGAGTACGGCTGGCCGGCGTCGCGGCGCCGGGCCGCGGCCAGGTAGGTGGCCCGCGCCGACTCGACGGCCGCCGCCATGTCGGCCAGCAGGAACTGCAGGCCCTGGTGCTCGGCGATGGGTCGCCCGAAGGCCTCCCGGTCGACGGCGTACTCGACGGCGACGTCGAGGGCCGCCTGGGCCAGGCCGACGGCGACCGCGCTCACCCCGAGCCGGCCGGAGTCCAGCGCCGAGAGGGCGATGTTCAGCCCGCGGCCCGGCTCACCGACCAGCCGGTCGCCCCGGATCGGGACGTCGTCCAGCCGGATCGCCGCGGTGTGCGAGGCGGTCAGCCCCATCTTCTCCTCGGGCTTGGCCGGCTCGAAGCCGGTCATGTCCGGGGTGAGGTGGAAGCAGGAGATGCCCTCGGGGGTGCGCAGGAACGTCGAGTAGAAGTCGGCCTGCCCGCCGTGCGTCACCCAGGCCTTCTCGCCCCGGGCGATCCAGCCGCCGTCGGTGGGGGTCGCCGAGGCGCGCATCGCGGCAGGGTCGGAGCCGGCGTGCGCCTCCGACAGGCAGTAGGCCCCCAGCAGCTCGCCGCCGACCATCGCCGGCAGCAGGTCGCGGCGCTGCTCGTCGGTGCCGAAGTACGCGATCGGCGAGCAGGCGAGCGTGTGCACGCTGATGCCGAGCGCGATGCTGGCCCAGCGCATGGCCAGCTCCTCGAGCACCTGCAGGTAGACGGCGTAGGGCTGGCCGCCCCCGCCGGCCTCCTCCGCGAAGGGCAGGCCGAGCAGGCCGGCCTCGCCGAGGGTGCGGAACACCTCGCGCGGGAAGCGTTCCTCCCGCTCGTACTGCGCCGCCCGGGGCGCGAGCTCGGCGTCGGCCAGCTCGCGGGTGAGCGCGATCAGGTCGCGCGCCTCGTCCGTCGGTAGTTCTCGCTCGACCTGCACGATGCCCCTCGCTCCCCGAAAACAGTACTGAGGACGATACCGCAGTACTGTCTTTAGTCCAGCCGTCATGCTGGTGTCGAGGAGGTGCCATGACCACGACCGTCGTGCCGTCCGACGAGGCCGGCATGACCCGCCGCCAGGCGCAGCTGCTCGACCAGCTCGAGGCGCTGTTCCTCGCCGAGGGTTTCGCCCGGTTCACCCTCGAGGACATCGCCCTCCGCCTGCACTGCTCGAAGAGCACCCTCTACACGCTGGCCGGCAGCAAGGAGCAGCTCGCGCTGCGGGTGGTCCGGCACTTCTTCCGGCAGGCCACCGAGGCGGTCGAGGCGGAGACCGCGCGGGAGACCGACCCGGCGCTGCGGGTGACCGCCTACCTCGCAGCGGTCGCCCGCGCGCTCGTCCCGGCGACCCCGGCGTTCCACCGTGACCTCGACGCATTCCCGCCCGGCCGCGCGGTCTACGAGCAGAACACCGCCGCGGCCGCCGATCGGGTCCGCCAGCTGATCGACGAGGGCGTCGCCGCCGGTCACTTCCGCGCGGTGCACCCGGCGCTCATCGCCGACACGGTGACCACGCTGATGTTCCGCATCGGTCGCGGCGAGACCGCCCGTGCGACCGGCCTGGACGACGCCGCGGCCTACCGCGAGCTCGCCGCGCTCCTGCTGCACGGGATCAGCCTGTGACGCCGGAGGCCGTGGCCTGGGACGACGCCGACGTCCAGCGGCTCACCACCGACCAGCAGGCCGAGGTCCGGGCGCGCTACGACGGCAAGAACGAGCCGGGCACGCCGCCGTCCGCCTCCGACGTGAGCGTCGTCCTGCTGGTCCGGGACGAGGACGGGACGGCGCTCGGCTGCGGCGCCCTGCGCGCGCTCGGGGACGGCGTCGCCGAGGTCAAGCGGATGTACGTCGTCCCCTCCGCGCGCGGCCGGGGCGTCTCCAAGGCGGTGCTGCGCGGCCTGGAGGACGCCGCCCGCCGCAACGGGTGGACGACGCTGCGCCTGGAGACCGGGCCGCGCCAGCCCGAGGCGATCGGCCTCTACACCCGCGCCGGCTACCGGCCGATCGAGGCGTTCGGCGCCTACCGCGGCGACCCGGCGGCCACCGATTCGCTGTTCTTCGAGCGGGTCCTCGACCAGTAGCGTCGGCGCGCATGTCGACCGGTCGGTTGGAGGCGTTCAGCGACGCCGTCATCGCCATCGCGATCACCGTGATGGTCCTCGAGCTGCCCAGACCGGAGGGCGTGACCTGGTCGGCGCTGCACGACGACCTGCCGGTGCTGCTCGCCTACGTGCTCAGCTTCGCCTACCTGGGCATCTACTGGAACAACCACCACCACATGCTCCAGGCGACCGACCGGGTGACCGGCGGCATCCTCTGGGCCAACCTGCACCTGCTGTTCTGGCTGTCGCTGATCCCGTTCACCACGTCCTGGCTGGGGGAGAACCACCTGGCCGCGGTGCCGGCGGCCGCGTACGGGATCGTCCTGCTGGCCGCCGCGCTGGCGTACTACCTGCTGCAGACGCTCATCGTCCGCGACCAGGGGGAGGGGTCCCTCGTCCGGACGGCGGTCGGCCGGGACCTGAAGGGCAAGCTCTCGCCGGTCCTGTACCTGGTGGGCATCGGGCTCTCGTACGTCTCGGCCACGCTGGGCGTCCTCGTGTACGCTGCCGCGGCCCTGATCTGGCTCGTGCCCGACCGGCGGATCGAGCGCACCGTGCAGCACCGGGCGGACGGCGACCGAGCCGTGTCGTAGGGATCGGGCAGACTGCGCGTCCCGAGACGCAGGAGGTCGGCATGCCGCAGGTGGAGGTCCCGTTCGAGGTCACCGGCTGGGAGCCGGCGCCGCTGGAGCTCGGCGAGCCGGGGGCCGTGACCTTCGGCCGGGTCGGGCTGCGCAAGACGTTCTCCGGACCCCTGACCGGCACCAGCGTGGTGTCCATGACCAGCGCAGCCGTCGGGGAGGCACCGGTCGGGTACGTCGCCGTCGAGCTGGTCACCGGCACGCTCGAGGGCCGCACCGGTTCGTTCGTCCTCCAGCACACCGGCGTCGTCGACGACGGCGCCCCGCCGCCGAGCGGCGTCGTCCTGCCCGGCACGGGGACCGGTGAGCTCGAAGGCCTCCGCGGCACGATGACCATCGCGCACGGCGAGTCGGGGGCGGTGCTGACCCTCGACTACGACCTGCCCTGATCTGTGGTGAGGTGAGCCCCGTGTCGATCTCCCCTCGGACCTCCCCCGAGTGGCCGGTCACCGAGCCGGCCGAGGCCCGCATGCTCTGCGGCGACGACGTGCGCCTCGACGTCGACCTGCGCGGCGGCGGCCTGCGCCGGCTCGTCGTCGGCGGCTGGCACGTGCTCGACGGCTACCCGTCCGGCACGATCCCGCACGGCCGCCGCGGCCACCTGCTGCTGCCCTGGCCCAACCGGCTGCGCGACGGCCGGTGGGAGTGGGACGGCGAGCAGCACCAGCTGGAGATCTCCTCGCCCGAGCGGCCGGTGGCCATCCACGGCCTGGTGTCGTGGCAGCCGTGGACGATCCTCGAGCGCACCGAGGGGGTGCTGTCGGTGGGCACGGTCGTCGAGCCGCGCCCGGGCTACCCGTTCCGCCTGGTCGCCGCGCTCGACTACGCCCTGTCGGCCGACCGGCTCGACGTCACGCTGCGGGTGGGCAACGCCGGGCACTCGCCCGCGCCGTTCGGCGCCGGCATGCACCCGTACCTGTCCGTCGGCGCCACCGAGGACGGCGGTCTGGCCGAGGCAGAGCTGACCCTGCCCGCCCGCACGCTGATGGTCGTGGGCGAGGACGGTCTGCCCACCGGCGAGACGCGGGACTTCGACGGCGCCGTCGGCCGGATCGGCGAGCGCCGCTTCGACGACCCGCTCACCGACCTGGTCCGGGACGACGACGGCTGGGCGCACGTCGAGCTGCGCGGCTCCGCCGGAGCGCTGCGGCTCTCGGTCGACCGGAACTGGCCGTGGCTGCAGGCCTACAGCGGCGACACGCTGCCCGCCGGCGAGCGCCGTCGCAGCCTCGCGGTCGAGCCGATGACCTGCCCGCCGAACGCCCTGGCCGACAAGGTGGACCTCGTCGTCCTCGAGCCCGGCCGGCAGTGGCAGGGCAGCTGGTCGCTGGCCTGGACGCCGGCCGGCTGACGTGCGCGTCACCGAGCTCTGGCGCTACCCGGTCAAATCCCTGCAGGGGGAACGGCTCCGGACGGCGGAGCTCGGGCCGCTCGGCGTCGCCGGCGACCGGCAGTGGGCGCTGTTCGACCTCGAGACCGGCTTCGGCCTGACCGCCCGCCGGGTGCCCGACCTGCTGTTCGCCGCGGCGCGCATCCGGGACGGCGCGGTCGAGGTCGTCCTGCCCGACGGCACGGCCACCACCGACGACGCCGTCCTGTCGGACTGGGCGGGCCGGCGGATCGCGCTGCGCCCGGCCACCGACGCCGCGCCGCGGTACGAGAACCTCGACGACGCCTTCGACGAGTCGAGCCCGTGGCACGCCTGGGAGGGCGCGAGCGGGGCGTTGCACGACAACCCCGACTTCCGGGTGACGCTGGTGTCCACCGGCACGCTGGGCACGTGGGACCGCCGGCGGTTCCGGGCCAACGTCGTCCTGGACGGCGAGGGGGAGGACGCGCTGGCGGGTACCCGGCAGCAGCTGGGCACCGCGGTCCTCGACCTGGTCGAACCGGTGCCGCGCTGCGTGATGGTCACCCGCCCGCAGCCCGGCGGGATCGGCCGCGACAACGGCGTCCTGAAGACCATCCACCGCGAGCGGGACGGCCTGCTCGCCGTCGGCGCCGGCGTGCTGCGGCCGGGCACGGTGGCGGTCGGCGACGAGCTGCAGCCGGTGGTGGACTGATGCGCACGGTCTCGCTGCGCCCGGGGGAGGAGAGCATCCGGCTCGGGCAGCTGCTCAAGCTGGTCGACGCCGTCCCGACCGGTGCCCAGGTCAAGGACGTGCTGCTGACAGGCGCCGTGCGGGTGAACGGCGAGCCCGAGGAGCGCCGCGGGCGGCAGCTGCGCGGCGGCGACGTGGTGTCGATCGAGGGGATGGAGGACGTCCGGATCGACCTCGGCTGACCGGTGGACGGCGCCGGGGTCTGGCGCTTGTATGAGGAGATTCCGACGCCGCTGTCGAGGGGGATCTCCATGACCACGTACGACGACCGACCCTGGCTGGCCCTCTACACCTCCGACCAGACCCCTGACGTCGCCGTGGAGTTCGACGACGCCCTCGCGATGGTCCGCGCCACGTTCGCCGCCCGGCCGGACGACGCGGCGATCAAGTACTTCGACGGCGTCCTCACGTGGCGCCAGCTCGACGAGCAGTCCACCGCGCTG
Protein-coding regions in this window:
- a CDS encoding GNAT family N-acetyltransferase; its protein translation is MTPEAVAWDDADVQRLTTDQQAEVRARYDGKNEPGTPPSASDVSVVLLVRDEDGTALGCGALRALGDGVAEVKRMYVVPSARGRGVSKAVLRGLEDAARRNGWTTLRLETGPRQPEAIGLYTRAGYRPIEAFGAYRGDPAATDSLFFERVLDQ
- a CDS encoding TMEM175 family protein, giving the protein MSTGRLEAFSDAVIAIAITVMVLELPRPEGVTWSALHDDLPVLLAYVLSFAYLGIYWNNHHHMLQATDRVTGGILWANLHLLFWLSLIPFTTSWLGENHLAAVPAAAYGIVLLAAALAYYLLQTLIVRDQGEGSLVRTAVGRDLKGKLSPVLYLVGIGLSYVSATLGVLVYAAAALIWLVPDRRIERTVQHRADGDRAVS
- a CDS encoding DUF3224 domain-containing protein, giving the protein MPQVEVPFEVTGWEPAPLELGEPGAVTFGRVGLRKTFSGPLTGTSVVSMTSAAVGEAPVGYVAVELVTGTLEGRTGSFVLQHTGVVDDGAPPPSGVVLPGTGTGELEGLRGTMTIAHGESGAVLTLDYDLP
- a CDS encoding aldose 1-epimerase family protein translates to MSISPRTSPEWPVTEPAEARMLCGDDVRLDVDLRGGGLRRLVVGGWHVLDGYPSGTIPHGRRGHLLLPWPNRLRDGRWEWDGEQHQLEISSPERPVAIHGLVSWQPWTILERTEGVLSVGTVVEPRPGYPFRLVAALDYALSADRLDVTLRVGNAGHSPAPFGAGMHPYLSVGATEDGGLAEAELTLPARTLMVVGEDGLPTGETRDFDGAVGRIGERRFDDPLTDLVRDDDGWAHVELRGSAGALRLSVDRNWPWLQAYSGDTLPAGERRRSLAVEPMTCPPNALADKVDLVVLEPGRQWQGSWSLAWTPAG
- a CDS encoding MOSC domain-containing protein; translation: MRVTELWRYPVKSLQGERLRTAELGPLGVAGDRQWALFDLETGFGLTARRVPDLLFAAARIRDGAVEVVLPDGTATTDDAVLSDWAGRRIALRPATDAAPRYENLDDAFDESSPWHAWEGASGALHDNPDFRVTLVSTGTLGTWDRRRFRANVVLDGEGEDALAGTRQQLGTAVLDLVEPVPRCVMVTRPQPGGIGRDNGVLKTIHRERDGLLAVGAGVLRPGTVAVGDELQPVVD
- a CDS encoding RNA-binding S4 domain-containing protein, coding for MRTVSLRPGEESIRLGQLLKLVDAVPTGAQVKDVLLTGAVRVNGEPEERRGRQLRGGDVVSIEGMEDVRIDLG